A single genomic interval of Gemmatimonadota bacterium harbors:
- a CDS encoding energy transducer TonB yields MFASRFSLTILCTLVLGISACDQVSETVARLRGPDTSPPDSLPELLNDSLPFDYPVGLYLQLIDDSVTLRLHVDEFGAPVPESTVVELGAKYAQFDSAALIGSRELRFRPARRKGKAIPYTVLFPIQFRVPTLPVAPVAVDTTKR; encoded by the coding sequence ATGTTCGCCTCCCGGTTTTCCCTCACCATCCTGTGCACCCTGGTGCTCGGGATCAGCGCCTGCGACCAGGTCTCCGAGACGGTCGCGCGACTGCGCGGCCCCGACACCAGTCCCCCGGATTCCCTTCCCGAGCTGCTGAACGACTCGCTGCCGTTCGACTATCCCGTTGGGCTCTACCTCCAGCTCATCGACGACAGTGTCACGCTGCGCCTCCATGTGGATGAGTTCGGGGCTCCAGTGCCCGAGAGCACCGTGGTGGAACTGGGCGCCAAGTACGCGCAGTTCGACTCTGCGGCGTTGATCGGGTCCCGCGAGCTGCGTTTTCGGCCCGCGCGTCGCAAGGGGAAGGCGATTCCGTACACCGTGCTGTTTCCCATCCAGTTCCGCGTGCCCACCCTGCCGGTGGCGCCCGTCGCGGTCGACACCACCAAACGTTAG
- a CDS encoding rhomboid family intramembrane serine protease, translating to MAVSFNDAHDAPRLTRAVQWLIAINVAVYFVQLTVVGDANMLPALGFQAHRLSDAWWTIVTYMFVHAGFWHLVMNMFMLYSFGPRLEHRWSAAEFSKFYLICGLGGWLFHLVFARDTLVVGASAAVFGVMVAYATHWPDDEVLVFGVLPLRVKTLVALLVGVNLISGMATSSRGSGVAYLAHLGGMAAAWVYLRWGSTAARIERVRQHVNVEPDHPDEAGRMVPRQMPRSREQRGGVDDIVARSNAAVRRREAPMPAPPRRVATVDAARESDLDAVLDKISREGMESLTTGERRLLEDRSRELRDKR from the coding sequence ATGGCCGTCTCCTTCAACGATGCGCACGACGCCCCGCGGCTGACGCGCGCGGTGCAGTGGTTGATCGCGATCAACGTCGCGGTCTACTTCGTGCAGCTCACGGTGGTCGGGGATGCCAACATGCTCCCGGCCCTTGGCTTCCAGGCGCATCGGCTCTCGGATGCGTGGTGGACCATCGTGACCTACATGTTCGTGCACGCGGGGTTCTGGCACCTCGTGATGAACATGTTCATGCTCTACTCGTTTGGCCCACGCCTGGAGCATCGCTGGTCGGCGGCGGAGTTCAGCAAGTTCTACCTCATTTGCGGCCTGGGTGGCTGGTTGTTCCACCTGGTCTTCGCGCGCGACACCCTGGTCGTTGGCGCGTCGGCCGCCGTGTTTGGCGTGATGGTCGCGTATGCGACCCACTGGCCCGATGACGAGGTGCTGGTGTTCGGCGTGTTGCCGCTGCGGGTGAAGACGCTGGTGGCGCTCCTCGTCGGGGTAAACCTGATCAGCGGGATGGCCACCAGCAGCCGCGGGAGCGGTGTGGCGTACCTTGCGCACCTTGGCGGAATGGCGGCGGCCTGGGTGTACCTGCGCTGGGGGTCGACCGCCGCCCGCATCGAGCGCGTGCGGCAACATGTGAACGTTGAGCCGGACCACCCCGACGAAGCGGGACGCATGGTGCCGCGCCAGATGCCACGTTCGCGTGAGCAGCGCGGCGGGGTCGATGACATCGTCGCGCGCAGCAATGCAGCGGTCCGGCGACGCGAAGCGCCGATGCCGGCACCACCGCGGCGCGTGGCGACCGTGGATGCTGCGCGGGAGAGCGACCTTGATGCCGTGCTCGACAAGATCTCCCGCGAAGGGATGGAGAGCCTGACGACCGGTGAGCGCCGGCTCCTCGAGGACCGCTCGCGCGAGCTGCGCGACAAGCGCTAG
- a CDS encoding D-alanine--D-alanine ligase: MRITVLLGGTSAERDVSLASGLRIAAALRERGHTVTAIDTAHGPLLPTEEQAILAGGVMKTVPPDVQALVRLERALPASMAKLPEADVIFLALHGGRGEDGTLQALLDLGGIPYTGSGHLASALAMDKDLTKRILREAGVPTPTWRMAPVEKGDVMMTLGYPCIVKPSKQGSTVGLSLVRSSEELQPAIDLAAQFDDEVMVEQFIAGRELTVAILGDQALPVGEIIPKHELYDYECKYTPGMAREVFPADLTLVEAQTVQDLALRAFRALKLRGCARIDFRMDAAGRFWCLEANTLPGMTQLSLVPQAAAAAGISFPELCERIVALALPSGV; encoded by the coding sequence ATGCGGATCACGGTGCTCCTGGGCGGGACCTCGGCGGAACGGGATGTGTCGCTGGCGTCCGGGCTGCGTATTGCGGCGGCGCTGCGCGAGCGCGGCCACACGGTGACAGCGATTGACACCGCGCACGGGCCGCTGTTGCCCACCGAGGAGCAGGCGATATTGGCCGGTGGGGTGATGAAAACCGTCCCGCCGGACGTGCAGGCGCTCGTGCGGCTGGAACGGGCGCTGCCGGCCTCCATGGCCAAACTTCCGGAAGCTGACGTGATCTTCCTGGCCCTGCACGGGGGGAGAGGCGAGGACGGGACCCTCCAGGCGCTGCTCGACCTGGGCGGCATTCCCTATACCGGCAGTGGGCACCTCGCGAGTGCGCTGGCGATGGACAAGGACCTGACCAAGCGGATCTTGCGCGAGGCGGGAGTGCCCACCCCCACCTGGCGGATGGCGCCGGTGGAGAAGGGCGACGTGATGATGACCCTGGGGTATCCCTGCATCGTGAAGCCGTCCAAGCAGGGGTCCACGGTCGGGCTGTCCCTGGTTCGGTCGTCCGAGGAGCTGCAGCCGGCCATCGACCTGGCGGCGCAGTTCGATGACGAGGTGATGGTGGAGCAGTTCATCGCCGGCCGGGAGTTGACGGTGGCGATTTTGGGCGACCAGGCGCTTCCGGTTGGCGAGATCATCCCCAAGCACGAGCTGTACGACTACGAGTGCAAGTACACGCCGGGGATGGCGCGCGAGGTGTTTCCGGCCGACCTGACGCTGGTCGAGGCACAGACCGTGCAGGATCTTGCCTTGCGTGCTTTCCGGGCCCTCAAGCTCCGCGGGTGCGCGCGCATCGATTTTCGCATGGATGCGGCGGGGAGGTTCTGGTGCCTGGAGGCCAATACGCTGCCCGGGATGACCCAGCTCAGCCTCGTGCCGCAAGCGGCGGCAGCGGCCGGGATCTCGTTTCCGGAGCTGTGCGAACGTATTGTTGCGCTGGCCCTGCCATCTGGAGTGTAG
- a CDS encoding DUF1801 domain-containing protein, whose translation MASSSAVTVAAYLKELPADRRAVLAKVRGIVRKHLPKGYVEGMNYGMITWYVPLSTFPDTYNKQPLMYAGLAAQKNNYAVYLMAVYGDPTLEKWWTAAYKATGKKLDMGKSCVRFKSLDQLPLDVLGECIAKVPLATYLARYAAVKGSARKARKSG comes from the coding sequence ATGGCCAGCAGCAGCGCGGTCACGGTTGCCGCCTACCTGAAGGAGCTGCCTGCGGATCGCCGCGCGGTGCTCGCCAAGGTGCGCGGGATAGTCCGCAAGCACCTGCCGAAGGGGTACGTGGAAGGGATGAACTACGGGATGATCACCTGGTACGTCCCGCTCTCGACCTTTCCGGACACCTACAACAAGCAGCCGCTGATGTACGCGGGGCTCGCGGCGCAGAAGAACAACTACGCCGTCTACCTGATGGCGGTGTACGGCGATCCCACGTTGGAGAAGTGGTGGACGGCGGCGTACAAGGCGACGGGGAAGAAGCTCGACATGGGGAAGTCGTGCGTGCGGTTCAAGTCACTCGATCAGCTGCCGCTCGACGTCCTGGGGGAGTGCATCGCGAAGGTGCCGTTGGCGACCTACCTGGCCCGGTACGCGGCGGTGAAGGGGAGTGCGCGGAAGGCACGCAAATCGGGGTAG
- a CDS encoding tetratricopeptide repeat protein: MPTRPFAVRARRHVGVTTHTLLVAAMVATAAPRQSIAQSVQYRTPAGVTYRSQADTGPIARAQQAVAANPRSVDAILALGAAQSGARQFREAIETYTRGIAVAPNNALLYRWRGHRYLSVREHDKALADFARGMALDSAVYGIWYHLGVIRFLKGEFAAAATAFARGRVIAPDPGELAGSYDWGWMSLVRAGRRDEARALLASMPDSVTRIANAYAQRLRLYKGELPPGALFTPADTIDVQVATLSFGLGNWHLVRGDTTAARAQFTRAVASGGWPGFAFMASESDLTRMRR; the protein is encoded by the coding sequence ATGCCAACTCGCCCCTTCGCCGTCCGCGCCCGACGCCACGTCGGCGTGACCACACACACGTTGCTGGTGGCGGCCATGGTCGCCACCGCAGCGCCCCGCCAGTCCATCGCCCAGTCGGTGCAGTATCGCACACCGGCCGGCGTGACGTACCGGTCGCAGGCAGATACGGGCCCCATCGCTCGTGCTCAGCAGGCCGTCGCGGCCAACCCGCGCAGCGTGGATGCCATCCTGGCGCTTGGTGCCGCCCAGTCCGGGGCACGCCAGTTTCGCGAGGCGATCGAGACATATACACGCGGCATCGCCGTCGCGCCGAACAATGCCCTGCTCTATCGCTGGCGCGGACATCGCTATCTCTCGGTCCGCGAGCACGACAAGGCGTTGGCCGACTTTGCCCGTGGGATGGCGCTGGACTCCGCCGTCTATGGCATATGGTACCACCTGGGGGTGATTCGTTTCCTCAAGGGCGAGTTTGCAGCGGCCGCCACGGCGTTTGCGCGCGGGCGCGTCATCGCACCAGATCCCGGTGAACTCGCCGGCAGCTACGACTGGGGATGGATGTCGTTGGTGCGCGCGGGACGACGCGACGAGGCGCGCGCCTTGCTGGCGAGCATGCCGGATTCCGTCACGCGCATTGCCAACGCCTACGCGCAACGGCTGCGCCTCTACAAGGGCGAGCTGCCACCCGGCGCCCTATTTACGCCCGCGGACACAATTGACGTCCAGGTGGCGACGTTGTCGTTTGGCCTTGGCAACTGGCACCTGGTCCGCGGCGACACGACCGCTGCCCGCGCCCAGTTCACGCGGGCCGTCGCGTCCGGAGGGTGGCCGGGCTTTGCGTTCATGGCGTCGGAGTCGGATTTGACCCGAATGCGCCGATAG
- a CDS encoding insulinase family protein: MRTLLLLAALPAALSAQAPRLKVPATVDTLPNGLTLIVHEDHSVPTVATNVWYLVGSGDEKVGRTGFAHLFEHVMFMGSQHAPYPEFDTRLEASGSSNNGTTNEDRTAYFESGPSNALPLMLWLEADRMGWLLPTMDLPKLDAQRDIVKNERRQSYENQPYGLSGDILPAALYPAGHPYSWNVIGSMADLSAASLDDVKDFFRTYYAPNNAVIVVAGAVRTDSVRRAVRQMFGDIPRGPAITRPTPPAFTVRDTVIVAEDRVQLPRVYLSWHAVKSFHADDAALDLVSYLLTGARNARLTNAMVYERELATSVNAFNGSKKLDGDFAVVATARPGKKLNELTAAIDEHLARLATEGPSARELQQARNAIEASFLNRLESVNAKADQLNNYYYLTGTADGFQADLDRYAAVSADDIKRVVNTYLKGPRVTLSVVPQGKKELAATRRTVQ; this comes from the coding sequence ATGCGAACCCTCCTCCTCCTCGCCGCGCTCCCCGCGGCATTGTCGGCCCAGGCGCCGCGCCTCAAGGTGCCCGCCACCGTCGACACACTCCCCAACGGCCTGACCCTCATCGTCCATGAGGATCATTCGGTCCCCACGGTCGCGACCAACGTCTGGTACCTGGTCGGCTCTGGCGACGAAAAGGTCGGGCGCACCGGCTTCGCCCACCTCTTTGAGCACGTGATGTTCATGGGGTCGCAGCATGCCCCTTACCCCGAGTTCGACACGCGGCTGGAGGCGTCGGGCTCCTCGAACAACGGCACCACTAACGAAGACCGCACGGCGTACTTCGAATCGGGACCCAGCAACGCGTTGCCGCTCATGCTCTGGCTGGAAGCCGACCGGATGGGCTGGCTCCTGCCGACCATGGACCTCCCCAAGCTCGACGCCCAGCGCGACATCGTGAAGAACGAGCGGCGGCAGAGCTACGAGAACCAGCCCTATGGACTCTCCGGCGACATCCTGCCGGCCGCGCTCTACCCGGCGGGCCACCCCTACAGCTGGAATGTCATCGGCAGCATGGCCGACCTGTCCGCGGCCTCGCTCGACGACGTGAAGGACTTCTTTCGCACGTACTACGCCCCGAACAACGCGGTCATCGTCGTGGCCGGTGCCGTCAGGACGGACTCGGTGCGACGCGCCGTGCGCCAGATGTTCGGTGACATTCCGCGTGGCCCCGCGATCACGCGTCCGACGCCGCCGGCTTTCACGGTCCGCGACACCGTGATCGTGGCGGAGGATCGCGTGCAGCTTCCGCGCGTCTACCTGTCCTGGCACGCGGTGAAGAGCTTTCACGCCGACGATGCGGCCCTCGACCTTGTGAGCTACCTCCTCACGGGCGCGCGCAACGCACGCCTGACCAACGCGATGGTCTACGAGCGGGAGCTGGCGACCAGCGTCAATGCCTTCAACGGCAGCAAGAAGCTGGATGGCGACTTTGCCGTCGTGGCGACGGCGCGCCCGGGCAAGAAACTCAACGAACTCACCGCCGCCATCGACGAACACCTCGCCCGCCTCGCGACCGAAGGCCCATCCGCCCGCGAGTTGCAACAGGCACGGAACGCCATCGAGGCCTCGTTCCTCAACCGGCTGGAATCAGTGAACGCCAAGGCTGACCAGCTCAACAACTACTACTACCTCACGGGCACGGCCGACGGATTCCAGGCTGACCTGGATCGCTACGCGGCCGTGTCCGCCGACGACATCAAGCGCGTTGTGAACACCTACCTCAAGGGCCCGCGGGTCACCCTGAGCGTCGTACCGCAAGGCAAGAAGGAACTTGCCGCAACGCGGAGGACGGTCCAATGA
- a CDS encoding insulinase family protein: protein MLLLVAAAVATSLQAQPAFDRTRAPTLAPPARLVVPPVLTTSLPNGIRLKVVEQRELPLVQVIASIDGGVRLDGKTPGISTFMAGLLDDGAGTRDAATLQSEIAFLGANLSSTASWDGYSVSLKVALRSLDPAMDLLADVIRRPTFSSAEVRRQRDLRLAGYLQTRDRPEAVAGLAFSKAVFPEGHPYHRATNGDSATTASLDSAKVRAFYQSVVRPERLTFIVVGDISLAQARAAIAARFGDWRASGMGLVTPAITVSPTVRRASQVYLIDKPDAAQSVIQVGWPGVSRTSPDYAPLMVMNTILGGSFTSRLNMKLRETKGYSYGAGSGFVFRKVPGPFNASASVRTNVTDSSLVEFFAELRAIRETPVSADELDRAKNYLELQLPGDLEGTTQVAGQVAELQSFGLSLGELPRFAAAVRRVTAAEVQRVARRYLTPDRATIVVVGDLAKVRAGIDALKLGTTVVWDVKSVVR, encoded by the coding sequence ATGCTGCTTCTCGTGGCGGCTGCCGTCGCAACGTCGCTCCAGGCACAGCCCGCGTTCGACCGAACCCGCGCCCCCACGCTCGCCCCACCTGCGCGCCTGGTCGTCCCCCCCGTCCTCACCACCTCCCTGCCCAACGGGATCCGTCTCAAGGTGGTCGAGCAGCGAGAGTTGCCGCTCGTCCAGGTCATCGCCTCCATTGACGGCGGTGTGCGACTCGACGGCAAGACCCCAGGCATCTCCACCTTCATGGCGGGGCTGCTGGACGACGGTGCCGGCACTCGCGATGCCGCGACACTCCAGTCGGAGATCGCCTTCCTCGGCGCGAATCTCTCGAGCACGGCTTCGTGGGATGGGTACTCGGTCTCGCTGAAGGTGGCCCTCCGGTCGCTCGACCCCGCGATGGACCTGCTCGCCGACGTCATTCGGCGGCCAACGTTCAGCAGCGCTGAAGTTCGGCGGCAGCGCGACCTCCGGCTCGCCGGATACCTGCAGACGCGCGACCGCCCCGAGGCCGTGGCCGGGTTGGCGTTCAGCAAGGCGGTCTTCCCCGAAGGCCATCCCTACCATCGCGCGACCAACGGCGACTCCGCAACCACGGCCAGCCTGGACTCGGCCAAGGTCCGCGCGTTCTACCAGTCCGTCGTGCGACCGGAGCGACTGACCTTCATCGTCGTCGGGGACATCTCGCTCGCCCAGGCACGGGCAGCGATCGCGGCGCGCTTTGGAGATTGGCGCGCAAGTGGCATGGGCCTCGTGACTCCCGCCATCACGGTCTCACCCACAGTGCGTCGTGCATCGCAGGTGTACCTCATCGACAAGCCAGACGCCGCCCAGTCGGTGATCCAGGTCGGATGGCCTGGGGTGTCACGTACCTCGCCCGACTACGCGCCCCTGATGGTCATGAACACCATCCTCGGCGGGTCGTTTACCTCGCGCCTCAACATGAAGCTGCGCGAAACCAAGGGGTACTCGTACGGGGCGGGGTCCGGCTTTGTCTTCCGCAAGGTGCCGGGCCCCTTCAACGCCTCCGCGTCGGTGCGCACCAACGTGACGGACTCGTCGCTGGTCGAGTTCTTCGCCGAACTGCGCGCCATCCGCGAGACGCCGGTCAGCGCGGACGAACTCGACCGCGCGAAGAACTACCTGGAGCTGCAACTCCCCGGTGACCTGGAGGGGACGACCCAGGTCGCGGGCCAGGTGGCGGAGCTCCAGTCGTTTGGTTTGTCGTTAGGCGAGCTGCCTCGCTTTGCCGCCGCGGTACGACGCGTCACGGCCGCCGAGGTGCAGCGCGTGGCCCGTCGGTACCTCACCCCGGACCGTGCGACCATCGTGGTGGTTGGTGACCTGGCGAAGGTGCGCGCCGGGATCGATGCACTGAAGCTAGGGACGACCGTGGTGTGGGACGTGAAGTCCGTGGTGCGGTAA
- a CDS encoding DUF1211 domain-containing protein, which yields MTRNRLEAFSDGVLAIVITIMVLELNVPHDPSWAALRALWPVFLSYALSFVYIGIYWNNHHHMLHAVQHVNGSVLWANQHLLFWLSLVPFATAWMGENHFAPLPVALYGVSLLMPAIAYTILARTLVQLHGADSAFTRALGSDRKGNVSLVLYVVGLLLALRFPWLALGIYALVAVIWFVPDRRFERAHT from the coding sequence ATGACCCGCAACCGGCTCGAAGCGTTCTCCGACGGCGTCCTCGCGATCGTTATCACCATCATGGTGCTGGAGCTCAACGTGCCGCACGATCCGTCCTGGGCCGCACTCCGCGCCTTGTGGCCGGTGTTCCTGAGTTATGCGTTGTCCTTCGTCTACATCGGCATCTACTGGAACAACCACCACCACATGCTGCACGCCGTCCAGCATGTGAACGGCTCGGTCCTCTGGGCCAACCAGCACCTGCTCTTCTGGCTCTCGCTCGTCCCGTTCGCCACCGCCTGGATGGGCGAGAACCACTTCGCCCCGCTCCCGGTGGCCCTGTATGGCGTCTCACTCCTCATGCCCGCCATCGCCTACACGATCCTCGCCCGCACCCTCGTGCAGCTGCATGGGGCCGACTCCGCCTTCACACGCGCGTTAGGCAGCGACCGCAAGGGCAACGTCTCGCTCGTCCTCTACGTCGTCGGGCTGCTCCTCGCACTCCGCTTCCCTTGGTTGGCCCTCGGCATCTACGCCCTCGTCGCGGTCATCTGGTTCGTGCCCGATCGACGCTTCGAGCGGGCGCACACCTAA
- a CDS encoding long-chain-fatty-acid--CoA ligase: protein MELPFSPLEFARRARRLYPERLAVVDGDRRFTYREFLDRCDRWSAALEGMGVGPGDRVAYIAPNTHAHLEGYYAVPATGAAIVPINYRLTPDDFTYLISHSGSKVVCAHADHLDAIDTIREQLPNVEHFVALEGGDGRPGWLDYESTLGATTAAPLRPAIAETELISINYTSGTTSRQKGVMITHRNAWTNAVGTLVHHHMTCDERYVWTLPMFHANGWTFVWIVTAVGGAHICVRKVEPARVFEVIRAERGTMLCAAPTVLIGISNAPEDQRRGVPRGVRVFTAGAPPAAATIERVEVDLGWELTHVYGLTETAPLITICEPRPEHAALPPHERAVVKARQGVELITSGELRVVDESGHEVPADGATLGEITVQGNVVMKGYFNDPDATNAAIRDGWFHSGDAAVVHPDGYVEIRDRIKDVIISGGENISSVEVEGCLLRHPAVQEVAIVGMADEKWGEAPHAFVVLRAGATATGDELRAFTRERLAHFKCPKEVHFVSELPKTATGKIQKYVLRGGRSAIAKQ from the coding sequence ATGGAACTCCCCTTCTCCCCCCTCGAATTCGCCCGCCGAGCTCGGCGACTTTATCCCGAGCGACTGGCCGTGGTCGACGGCGACCGGCGCTTCACCTACCGCGAGTTCCTCGACCGTTGCGACCGCTGGTCCGCCGCCCTGGAGGGGATGGGGGTGGGGCCCGGTGATCGCGTCGCGTACATCGCCCCCAACACGCACGCGCACCTGGAGGGGTACTACGCCGTCCCGGCCACGGGTGCGGCGATTGTCCCCATCAACTATCGCCTCACGCCGGACGACTTCACCTACCTGATCAGCCACAGCGGATCAAAGGTGGTCTGCGCCCATGCCGACCATCTCGACGCCATTGATACGATCCGTGAGCAGCTTCCAAACGTGGAGCATTTCGTCGCGCTCGAAGGCGGTGATGGGCGGCCGGGGTGGCTCGATTACGAGTCGACCCTGGGCGCGACGACGGCCGCGCCCCTTCGGCCAGCGATTGCCGAAACGGAGCTGATCAGCATCAACTACACGTCCGGGACAACCTCGCGGCAGAAAGGGGTGATGATCACCCACCGCAATGCGTGGACGAATGCGGTCGGCACGCTGGTGCATCACCACATGACGTGCGACGAGCGGTACGTGTGGACCTTGCCGATGTTCCATGCCAACGGCTGGACCTTCGTCTGGATCGTGACCGCGGTCGGCGGGGCACACATCTGCGTGCGCAAGGTGGAACCGGCGCGCGTGTTCGAGGTGATCCGCGCCGAGCGAGGGACGATGTTGTGCGCGGCGCCCACCGTGTTGATCGGGATCTCGAATGCCCCGGAGGACCAGCGACGTGGGGTGCCGCGTGGGGTGCGGGTCTTCACGGCCGGCGCTCCCCCAGCGGCAGCGACCATCGAGCGCGTCGAGGTCGACCTCGGCTGGGAACTCACCCATGTCTACGGGCTGACCGAAACGGCGCCGCTCATCACCATTTGCGAACCCCGTCCCGAACATGCGGCGCTGCCCCCGCACGAGCGTGCGGTGGTGAAGGCGCGCCAGGGGGTGGAGCTGATCACGAGTGGTGAGCTGCGCGTGGTCGATGAGTCCGGGCACGAGGTGCCGGCCGATGGTGCCACGTTAGGCGAGATCACCGTCCAGGGGAACGTGGTCATGAAGGGGTACTTCAACGACCCCGACGCCACCAACGCCGCCATTCGGGATGGCTGGTTCCATTCCGGCGATGCGGCGGTGGTTCACCCCGACGGCTACGTGGAGATTCGCGACCGGATCAAGGACGTGATCATCTCCGGTGGGGAGAACATCTCGTCGGTTGAAGTCGAAGGGTGCCTGCTGCGGCACCCGGCGGTGCAGGAGGTGGCAATCGTCGGGATGGCTGACGAGAAGTGGGGCGAGGCGCCGCATGCATTCGTTGTGTTGCGTGCGGGGGCCACGGCGACGGGCGACGAGTTGCGCGCCTTCACGCGGGAGCGGCTGGCCCACTTCAAGTGCCCCAAGGAGGTGCACTTCGTGAGCGAGCTGCCCAAGACGGCCACCGGGAAGATCCAGAAGTACGTGCTGCGCGGGGGAAGGTCGGCGATCGCGAAACAGTAG
- the queF gene encoding NADPH-dependent 7-cyano-7-deazaguanine reductase QueF — protein MPRTMPKPELLETFANPYPGRDYEIHMTCPEFTSLCPLGGVESDAAELELLKGGAPDFATIEVTYVPDELCVELKSLKLYFWSFRNDGIFYERVVNRILDDLSERVKPRWMRVTGDFNIRGGIKSVIRAETGKR, from the coding sequence ATTCCCCGGACCATGCCCAAGCCAGAACTCCTCGAGACCTTCGCAAACCCTTATCCGGGAAGGGACTACGAGATCCACATGACCTGCCCGGAGTTCACCTCGCTCTGCCCCCTGGGCGGGGTCGAGTCCGATGCCGCCGAGCTCGAGCTGCTCAAGGGCGGGGCCCCGGACTTTGCCACGATCGAGGTGACCTACGTGCCGGACGAGCTCTGCGTGGAGCTCAAGAGCCTCAAGCTCTATTTCTGGAGCTTCCGCAACGACGGGATCTTCTATGAGCGGGTGGTCAACCGGATCCTGGACGACCTGTCGGAGCGGGTGAAGCCGCGCTGGATGCGGGTGACGGGGGACTTCAACATCCGGGGCGGGATCAAGTCGGTGATCAGGGCGGAGACGGGGAAGCGGTAG